The following are encoded in a window of Variovorax paradoxus genomic DNA:
- a CDS encoding ABC transporter ATP-binding protein has translation MNTTNTTPRLTVTNLSTSFPTEDGLIRSVADVSFSIQPGKTTALVGESGSGKSVTSLTLMRLLPKTANAQVSGSASFVTREGKTLDLLQIGEREMRSLRGNQLSMIFQEPMTSLNPVFTIGEQIAESVRLHKGLDRKAALVHALRMLELVEIPAAAQRIHEYPHQLSGGMRQRVMIALAMACDPTLLIADEPTTALDVTIQAQILELMRRLQAETGMSILFITHNLGVVAHHADDVVVLYSGRVVEQAPVRPLFAQPEHPYTQGLLACLPGKARVPGQPKPKRLFAIRGQVSSPLAPPPGCAFEPRCDQALPECRSAMPPLIDIRQDRQARCVRVQPDQPLVRVA, from the coding sequence TGATCCGTTCGGTGGCCGATGTGAGCTTCTCCATCCAACCCGGCAAGACCACAGCACTCGTCGGAGAGTCCGGCTCGGGCAAGTCGGTCACCAGCCTCACGCTGATGCGCCTGCTGCCCAAGACCGCCAACGCGCAGGTCAGCGGATCGGCTTCTTTCGTCACCCGCGAAGGCAAGACGCTCGACCTGCTGCAGATCGGCGAACGCGAGATGCGCTCGCTGCGCGGCAACCAGCTGTCGATGATCTTCCAGGAGCCCATGACGAGCCTGAACCCGGTGTTCACCATCGGCGAGCAGATCGCCGAGAGCGTGCGCCTGCACAAGGGGCTCGATCGCAAGGCGGCGCTGGTCCATGCGCTGCGCATGCTGGAGCTGGTCGAGATTCCGGCTGCTGCCCAACGCATTCACGAGTACCCGCACCAGCTCTCGGGCGGCATGCGCCAGCGCGTGATGATCGCGCTCGCGATGGCCTGTGACCCGACGCTCTTGATCGCCGACGAACCCACCACGGCACTTGATGTGACCATCCAGGCGCAGATCCTGGAGCTGATGCGCCGGCTGCAGGCCGAGACGGGCATGAGCATCCTGTTCATCACGCACAACCTGGGCGTGGTGGCGCACCATGCCGACGACGTGGTGGTGCTGTACTCGGGGCGCGTGGTCGAGCAAGCGCCCGTGCGGCCACTCTTTGCACAGCCTGAGCATCCGTACACGCAGGGCCTGCTGGCGTGTCTGCCGGGCAAGGCGCGGGTTCCTGGGCAGCCCAAGCCCAAGCGGCTGTTTGCCATTCGCGGGCAGGTGTCGAGTCCGCTGGCGCCGCCGCCGGGCTGCGCCTTCGAGCCGCGCTGCGACCAGGCGCTGCCGGAATGCCGCAGTGCGATGCCGCCGCTGATCGACATCCGCCAGGACCGCCAGGCGCGCTGCGTGCGCGTGCAGCCGGACCAGCCTTTGGTGAGAGTCGCATGA